The Microbulbifer pacificus sequence GAAACAGAGTGCGGGGATTCGCCAGCAGCGGACCGAAATCCGTCATGGCCCCCACACCCATAAAAATCACCAACGGCGCCACTCCGGAGGCGATGGCAACACTGTAAAAGTTGTACAGCATGCCATTGGAGAAGCCAGCGTCCGCGGCCACCTGCGCAGCGCGTTCATGAGCTGCGGCCGGTGCGTGATCCAGCGCCGCTTTCAGCCCTTCAATCGATTCGAACCCGGTAAGTCCGACGGCCTGCGCCAGTTGCGTCAGTACGCCGGCGTCGCCCGCATAAATTGCAGCCTCTACCGCGGGCGCGGCCAAATGGGCACCGGGAATGTTCGCGAGAATGCCACCAAAACCGATAGGTACCAGCAGCAGTGGCTCGAAATTCTTGCGGATAGCAAGGAACAGCAGCCCGAGGCACACAAGAATCATGATGAACTGCCCGGAAGTCACCTGATAGGCCCCGGACGAGAACCAGAGGTTGGCGAGATTATCCACTTCGGCCCCCGTTATGCGATGGTCAGGAGGGCATCGCCCACAGCTACGGAATCACCTTCCTTGATGCTGACACTGGTAACACTGCCAGTCCGAGGGGCACTGATTGCGGTTTCCATTTTCATGGCTTCCAGAATCACGATGTTCTGCCCTTCCGTTACCCGATCACCGGGTTTTACCAGAACCTTGAAAATGTTGCCGGCAAGTGGAGCCTTGACCGGAGAACCGGTGCCGGCGGCGGAAGGTGCCGGCGCACTGACGCCAGCAGCAGTACCACCATCAAGGCGCACCATGCCGGTGAGATCACCTCCGTCGCTCACGGTAACGGTGTAGCTCTCACCCTCAACGGAAACCGTGTACACGCTCTCGCCTTGATCGCTCTTCACTTCGTCGCCTTCTCTGCCTGTGGGTACAGGCTCGAATGCCGACGCATTACCACGATTTTTCAGGAATTTGAGACCGATCTGCGGAAACAGGGCGTAGGTTAATACGTCATCGATCTCGCCTTCGCCGCGGGCCAATGCGATAGAATCTTCCGCCGCCCTCTGCTGCAGCTCCGCCGCGAGATTGTCCAGCTCTGGAGACAGTAAGTCTGCCGGACGGCAGGTCACGGGGTCTGCCCCCTCTAGCACTCGGTCCTGAAGTTCTTTATTCACCTCCGCCGGGGTCGCACCATACTCCCCCTTGAGCACCGCCGCGGTCTCCTTGGAAATGGACTTGTAGCGCTCCCCGGTAAGCACGTTGAGTACCGCCTGCGTGCCCACGATCTGCGAGGTGGGGGTCACCAGCGGAATAAACCCCAGGTCCAGGCGCACGCGGGGGATTTCCTCCAGTACTTCATCGAGACGATCACCCGCCCCCTGCTCCCGCAACTGGTTTTCCATATTGGTAAGCATGCCGCCCGGTACCTGGGCCACCAGGATACGGGAGTCCACCCCCCGCAACGAACCTTCAAACTTCGCGTATTTCTTACGCACGCCACGGAAATACGCGGCAATTTCTTCCAGCAGATGAATGTCTAGCCCGGTATCGCGCTCGGTTCCTTCGAGAATCGCCACCACGGCCTCGGTGGGGCTGTGGCCGTAGGTCATGGACATCGAAGAGATCGCGGTGTCGATATTGTCGATGCCCGCCTCCACACACTTCAACGCAGTGGCCGTGGAGAGCCCTGTGGTGGCATGGCATTGCATGTGAATGGGGATATCCACGGCGGCCTTGAGTTTGCTCACCAGTTCGTAGCCCTCATAGGGGCGTAACAAACCGGCCATATCCTTGATCGCGATGGAGTCCGCCCCCATGTCCTCGATCTGGCGCCCGAGGTCCACCCACATATCCATGGTGTGTACCGGACTCACGGTATAGGAAATGGTGCCTTGCGCGTGTTTGCCCTGTTTCTTTACCGCCGCCAGTGCCGTCTTCAGATTTCGCATATCGTTCATGGCATCGAACACGCGGAAAACATCCACACCGTTGCTAGCGGCACGCTCCACAAATTTTTCTACGACGTCGTCCGCGTAATGGCGATAGCCGAGAATATTCTGGCCGCGGAACAGCATCTGTTGCGGCGTATTCGGCATGGCCTTTTTAAGCTCACGAATGCGCTCCCAGGGGTCTTCCCCCAGATAGCGAATACACGCATCAAACGTGGCTCCACCCCAGGATTCCAGAGACCAGAAACCGACTTTATCCAGCTTCTCCGCGATGGGCAGCATGTCATCCAGGCGCAGGCGGGTGGCGAATAGCGACTGGTGGGCGTCGCGCAGGACTACATCGGTAATCCCCAGTGGCTTTTTAACCTCAGTCATGGGTCGTCTCTCTCGGAAAATTGATCTTGGCAAATTGGAAACCTGAACGGCGGCGCGTTCACGACATCAATGATGTATTCGTCCTGCGACAAAGCCCCGCTTCTCAGCGGCGTTTGTTGCGGTGCTGTGCTATCGCCGCTTCAATGATTTTTCTGAGGCGCTTATCCGTGGAGGGATCATCGGGGGATGCTCCACTGACCGGCGTGGTCACAGGTTCAGGCTCGGGGAAAAAACGCGTTATTGCGCGGGACATGATGGAGGTACAAATCACAAGCAGCAGCAGAAATGTGAAAACGATTCCCATGCCGAACAGCGTGATATCAAGGCCTTGCTGTAACAGTGATTGCTGCACGTTCCCCTCTCGCGTCTTTGCTTATAAATCGGCTTGTTATTGCTATACGGTGAATCAAGCGGGCCACATTATCGGTACAAGATCCCTTAGAAATCAAACACTTATTAGTTACAGAAGCAACCAAGATTCAGCATAAAGCCGGTATTTTCGCTCATTTTCAATACCAGCTTCGACCAGGTGACTAAAGGCCCGCTATCCGTCAGGAACTGCCGGCAAATGGCGCAAACCAAGTACGGATTACGTACAATACGCGCCCACACCATTTTCATAGCAGGCCGCAACTCCGTCATGCCCCACCATCAACCCGCGACTGCCACCACCAATCGGACGCCCGTCCGCTCTCCGGCGCCCAAAATCTATCAGGCACCGATGGAAGGGGTCATCGACCACCACGTGCGCGCCCTGCTCTCCGCCATTGGCGGCATTGATGTCTGCGTGACCGAGTTTGTACGAGTTACCCATACCAGGCTTCCACGCAAGGTATTCGCCCGCTTTTGCCCGGAACTGGAACAGGGAGCGACAACTCCGAGCGGTACGCCAGTAAAACTGCAGCTGCTGGGAGGAAACCCGGAAACCATGGCATATAACGCCGCCCGCGCGGTGGAAGCCGGGGCCCGCGCCATCGACCTGAACTTCGGCTGCCCCGCCAAATCGGTAAACAACAGTGACGGCGGCGCCTGCCTGCTGCAGTCTCCTGCTCGAGTGGAGGGCATCATCGCCGCGGTGCGAAAAGCCCTGCCCAAAGAAATCCCGGTATCCGCAAAAATCCGCCTGGGCTATGAAGATCGCAGCAGCTATCTCGATAATGCCCGTGCTGCGGAGGCTGGCGGCGCATCGGAACTCGTCGTACACGCCCGCTCGAAAGTGGACGGCTATCGCCCGCCCGCTTACTGGGAATACATAGGGGAAATCCGTCAGCAGATTGGTATTCCCGTCGTCGCCAACGGTGATCTCTGGACGATGACCGAGTTCCAGCGTTGCCGTGATGTGACCGGCTGTGACGCCTTCATGTTTGGACGCAGCCTTCTGGCACGCCCGGATATCGGCCTGCAGATTCGCGCCTTGTGCGAAGGGCGGGAGTATCGCCCGCTGCAATGGCACCAGATCGTTGCCCACCTCTACAGCTACTACAGTGCCACCAAGGCCGAGTACCCCGCCAAATACCTGGGCAACAGGATCAAGCAATGGTTGGCCTACTTGAAACTCAGCTACCCCCAGGCAAACGTGTTTTTTGAACAGATTAAACGCCATCGGGAGCCGGAAATGCTGGAGAGCGCCTTCATGCAACACCTACAGCCCAATGACGCCGATACCCAGGACCACAAACCTTTTGCAGTCACCCATTGCAATAACCGGCAGTTGCACAACGAGCCCACAGCAGCCTGACAACATGCAGGGTTACGCAACTGGACAGACAGGGAAGCGACCTCAAAAAAGTGCTTGCAAAGGCGCCAACCTCACGGCAGAATGCGCGCCCTAACGAGCTGAAGCAGACCTTTCCGGCCTGACAGAAAGCTCGGTAACCTGCGGATTTTTAAAGAGTTTTTCCAAGAAATCTTTAAAAAACAGTTGACGAAGCCCAGGCAAGTCACTATAGTTCGCAACCACAACGACGCACTCGTAGCTCAGCTGGATAGAGTACTCGGCTACGAACCGAGCGGTCGGAGGTTCGAATCCTCCCGAGTGCGCCAAATTAAAAAGCCCGATTCGCAAGAGTCGGGCTTTTTTGCTTTAACGCCTCCCCATAACCAAGTCGCGCCCCCAAAGACCTGTTAATGGGAGCAGCAATCCCCGCCTGTGCGACCGACTGCTGCCGGGCAATACGTTAAATTCTCTTCAGAGATTGCAGGCCACTTACAACTATTGTGCTGATGCGGGTACAGGTATGTGACTAACGTCCAGGCTTACCTCGCGATTGAGCGGCAGCGGAGAGATGACAAGTACTCATCTCTCGGGCTACCTCACACCCATTCATTGAGCACCCCAGGTGACTACAACATCACACTCTGATTTACGCCCCCCCCTGTTACACGCTGCCCTCACTTTCAACCACGAGCACACGCACCTCTCCTCTTGGATGAGCCACATGCTCTGTGCCGACCGAGGCAAAAAATATATCCCCCGCCTCCAGAACAGCCACTTCTTCAGCGCCATTTAAGCGATAGTGCATATCTACTACACC is a genomic window containing:
- a CDS encoding OadG family protein; the encoded protein is MQQSLLQQGLDITLFGMGIVFTFLLLLVICTSIMSRAITRFFPEPEPVTTPVSGASPDDPSTDKRLRKIIEAAIAQHRNKRR
- the oadA gene encoding sodium-extruding oxaloacetate decarboxylase subunit alpha, translating into MTEVKKPLGITDVVLRDAHQSLFATRLRLDDMLPIAEKLDKVGFWSLESWGGATFDACIRYLGEDPWERIRELKKAMPNTPQQMLFRGQNILGYRHYADDVVEKFVERAASNGVDVFRVFDAMNDMRNLKTALAAVKKQGKHAQGTISYTVSPVHTMDMWVDLGRQIEDMGADSIAIKDMAGLLRPYEGYELVSKLKAAVDIPIHMQCHATTGLSTATALKCVEAGIDNIDTAISSMSMTYGHSPTEAVVAILEGTERDTGLDIHLLEEIAAYFRGVRKKYAKFEGSLRGVDSRILVAQVPGGMLTNMENQLREQGAGDRLDEVLEEIPRVRLDLGFIPLVTPTSQIVGTQAVLNVLTGERYKSISKETAAVLKGEYGATPAEVNKELQDRVLEGADPVTCRPADLLSPELDNLAAELQQRAAEDSIALARGEGEIDDVLTYALFPQIGLKFLKNRGNASAFEPVPTGREGDEVKSDQGESVYTVSVEGESYTVTVSDGGDLTGMVRLDGGTAAGVSAPAPSAAGTGSPVKAPLAGNIFKVLVKPGDRVTEGQNIVILEAMKMETAISAPRTGSVTSVSIKEGDSVAVGDALLTIA
- a CDS encoding tRNA dihydrouridine synthase: MEGVIDHHVRALLSAIGGIDVCVTEFVRVTHTRLPRKVFARFCPELEQGATTPSGTPVKLQLLGGNPETMAYNAARAVEAGARAIDLNFGCPAKSVNNSDGGACLLQSPARVEGIIAAVRKALPKEIPVSAKIRLGYEDRSSYLDNARAAEAGGASELVVHARSKVDGYRPPAYWEYIGEIRQQIGIPVVANGDLWTMTEFQRCRDVTGCDAFMFGRSLLARPDIGLQIRALCEGREYRPLQWHQIVAHLYSYYSATKAEYPAKYLGNRIKQWLAYLKLSYPQANVFFEQIKRHREPEMLESAFMQHLQPNDADTQDHKPFAVTHCNNRQLHNEPTAA
- a CDS encoding cupin domain-containing protein is translated as MEVIKSKNFTADRAWGARQIANMQGITTKLHWTDKPYKWHINDGEEVFVVLDGVVDMHYRLNGAEEVAVLEAGDIFFASVGTEHVAHPRGEVRVLVVESEGSV